The Macaca fascicularis isolate 582-1 chromosome 5, T2T-MFA8v1.1 genome segment CCAGGGCATCATTTGAGTCCTGCCTTCTCAAAGTACTTGTGACAGGCAGACGTGATTGCAGCCACGAACACAATGAACTCGCTGAAGTCCACCTGGGCGTCTCCATTAGCGTCCAGGTCCTTGAGCAGTTTATCCACGGCATCCTTGTCCTTTCCACTCTAGAGGAGAGAGAGGACC includes the following:
- the S100P gene encoding protein S100-P; translation: MTELETAMGMIIDVFSRYSGSEGSTQTLTKGELKVLMEKELPGFLQSGKDKDAVDKLLKDLDANGDAQVDFSEFIVFVAAITSACHKYFEKAGLK